From a single Herbiconiux sp. SALV-R1 genomic region:
- a CDS encoding DUF4436 family protein encodes MSALEPGGTEGVDRAPRPRRRLWLLISLAALGIVVYLLVVALYASSGARSTMIGDPTASDSDVDVTVSPLAVNGAVERLSLDISVEAPDSLIEANGVAMKKQLLVLVTPVDGAQTVALDKGSIPRITKTTSVVAGGSVENWPFDRYSTGLLVVAYTVDAGGNAEVQQTNVMWKGYLSGWNFAVSEVVPDDPVILEMPDGSQEKAPLLMIEASRSGSTLAFGVLLLSVLVVMPVLVLFVAISAFTGRRKVEATLMSWMGAMLFATIPLRGFLPGSPPIGSWIDFLIVLWVIVALVAGLAVYVAAWSRWGTRATPKESRAGRARRQRSDDELSSNLSADERRRGDEV; translated from the coding sequence GTGAGCGCGCTCGAGCCCGGGGGGACCGAAGGAGTCGACCGCGCGCCCCGTCCGCGCCGCAGACTGTGGCTGCTCATCTCGCTCGCCGCGCTGGGCATCGTGGTGTACCTGCTCGTGGTCGCGCTCTACGCCTCCTCGGGCGCGCGCAGCACCATGATCGGAGACCCGACCGCGTCGGATTCCGACGTCGACGTCACCGTCTCGCCCCTCGCCGTGAACGGCGCCGTCGAGCGTCTCTCGCTCGACATCAGCGTCGAGGCGCCCGACTCCCTCATCGAGGCCAACGGCGTCGCCATGAAGAAACAGCTTCTCGTGCTGGTCACCCCCGTCGACGGAGCGCAGACGGTCGCGCTCGATAAGGGCAGCATCCCGCGCATCACGAAGACCACGTCGGTGGTGGCAGGCGGCTCGGTCGAGAACTGGCCCTTCGACCGGTACTCCACGGGGCTCCTGGTCGTGGCCTACACGGTCGACGCCGGCGGCAACGCCGAGGTTCAGCAGACCAACGTGATGTGGAAGGGCTACCTCTCGGGGTGGAACTTCGCGGTGTCGGAGGTCGTCCCCGACGACCCCGTCATCTTGGAGATGCCCGACGGCAGTCAGGAAAAGGCCCCGCTACTCATGATCGAGGCGTCGCGCTCGGGCAGCACCCTCGCCTTCGGCGTGCTGCTGCTCAGCGTGCTCGTGGTCATGCCCGTGCTGGTGCTCTTCGTCGCCATCAGTGCATTCACCGGTCGCCGCAAGGTCGAGGCGACGCTCATGAGCTGGATGGGCGCCATGCTCTTCGCCACCATCCCGCTCCGCGGCTTCCTGCCGGGCTCGCCGCCCATCGGGTCGTGGATCGACTTCCTCATCGTGCTCTGGGTGATCGTCGCGCTCGTCGCGGGTCTCGCCGTGTACGTCGCAGCGTGGAGCCGCTGGGGCACGAGGGCCACCCCGAAGGAGTCCAGGGCCGGTCGCGCGCGAAGGCAGCGCAGTGATGATGAGCTATCCTCGAATCTGAGCGCCGACGAGCGGCGCCGAGGCGACGAGGTCTGA
- a CDS encoding glycosyl hydrolase family 8, which translates to MRRLLRAGAATIAAALLGVLFVAAPAAASIAEPTETDALAAAATRPFGSHPVASPAGSATAPGGAAAADRATAAAYDAWKADYLVAGCGTGRYYVDAASSMPPGSGRVVVSEGQGYGMVITASMAGHDPDARAIFDGLYRYVLDHPSSSQAPGTGPKPMAWNQSADCSSPAGNDSSATDGDLDIAFGLLLADTQWGSAGGIDYAGAARALLARIKATEFDPDTRLPKLGDWVGDGAYRFGVRSSDLMPDHFVAFENATGDPFWGQAARAAGELIATTQAEHAPDTGLLPDFVVDTDTDPQPAPGNYLESPDDGSYGWNATRVPWRLAAAAQLVGDAPSWASADRIADWVIAATDGDPAAVRAGYELGGKALADYSDIAFTAPLGAAGLPDRAKQAWVSAAWNSVRAAPAGGYYSDSLRLQVMLLASGNSWLPTTSPAPAVTRIGGSDRYAVSAAVSATTFAPGASTVYVASGEVFPDALSASAAAGAEGSPVLLVRKTQIPDAVAAELRRLAPRKIVFLGGPNTIGTEVEAALKAIAPTTRIGGADRYAVSAAVSATTFAPGARAAYVPSGEVFPDALAGSAAAGGLGAPVLLTRKAEVPSAIADELGRLDPAALRVLGGQNTVSTATQNALARIAPTTRVGGADRYAAAAAISAEVFAPGRTRTVYVASGEVFPDALSASATAIANHAPVLLVTRDAVPAATAAEISRLSPARIVVLGGVNTVSPAVESALNDLLR; encoded by the coding sequence ATGAGACGACTGCTCCGGGCGGGAGCCGCGACCATCGCGGCGGCGCTGCTCGGAGTGCTGTTCGTCGCCGCCCCGGCCGCGGCATCGATCGCCGAACCGACCGAGACGGATGCGCTCGCCGCAGCTGCCACGAGACCCTTCGGTTCGCATCCGGTCGCCTCCCCGGCCGGCTCCGCCACGGCGCCCGGGGGTGCGGCGGCAGCCGACCGCGCCACCGCGGCGGCCTACGACGCGTGGAAAGCCGACTACCTCGTCGCCGGGTGCGGCACCGGCCGCTACTACGTCGACGCCGCAAGCTCCATGCCGCCCGGCTCGGGGCGGGTCGTGGTCTCCGAGGGACAGGGCTACGGCATGGTCATCACCGCGTCGATGGCGGGTCACGACCCCGACGCGCGCGCGATCTTCGACGGCCTCTACCGCTACGTGCTCGACCACCCCAGCTCGAGCCAGGCCCCCGGCACCGGCCCGAAGCCGATGGCCTGGAACCAGAGCGCCGACTGCTCGAGCCCCGCCGGCAACGACAGCTCGGCCACCGACGGCGACCTCGACATCGCCTTCGGCCTGCTGCTCGCCGACACCCAGTGGGGCTCCGCCGGCGGCATCGACTACGCCGGCGCGGCCCGCGCCCTGCTCGCCCGCATCAAGGCGACGGAGTTCGACCCCGACACGCGGCTGCCGAAGCTCGGCGACTGGGTGGGCGACGGCGCCTACCGCTTCGGTGTGCGCAGCTCCGACCTCATGCCCGACCACTTCGTCGCCTTCGAGAACGCCACCGGCGACCCGTTCTGGGGTCAGGCGGCGCGGGCTGCGGGCGAGCTGATCGCCACGACGCAGGCCGAGCACGCGCCCGACACGGGCCTGCTGCCCGACTTCGTCGTCGACACCGACACCGATCCTCAGCCCGCGCCCGGGAACTATCTCGAGTCGCCCGACGACGGCAGCTACGGCTGGAACGCCACCCGCGTGCCCTGGCGCCTCGCCGCCGCAGCCCAGCTCGTGGGCGACGCACCCTCCTGGGCCTCGGCCGACCGCATCGCCGACTGGGTGATCGCCGCCACCGACGGCGACCCCGCCGCGGTGCGCGCGGGCTACGAGCTGGGTGGCAAGGCGCTCGCCGACTACTCCGACATCGCTTTCACAGCGCCCCTCGGGGCGGCAGGCCTGCCCGACCGCGCGAAGCAGGCCTGGGTGAGCGCCGCCTGGAACAGCGTGCGCGCGGCCCCCGCGGGTGGCTACTACTCCGACTCGCTGCGCCTGCAGGTGATGCTCCTCGCGTCGGGCAACAGCTGGCTGCCCACGACCTCGCCGGCCCCGGCCGTCACCCGCATCGGCGGCAGCGACCGCTACGCCGTCTCCGCCGCGGTCTCGGCCACCACCTTCGCCCCCGGGGCCTCCACCGTCTACGTGGCCTCGGGCGAGGTGTTCCCCGACGCGCTCTCGGCCTCGGCGGCGGCCGGCGCCGAGGGATCGCCGGTGCTGCTCGTGCGCAAGACCCAGATCCCGGATGCGGTGGCCGCCGAACTCCGTAGGCTCGCCCCCCGGAAGATCGTCTTCCTCGGCGGCCCGAACACCATCGGCACCGAGGTCGAGGCCGCCCTGAAGGCCATCGCGCCGACCACCCGCATCGGGGGCGCCGACCGTTACGCGGTGTCGGCGGCCGTCTCGGCGACGACCTTCGCGCCGGGTGCGCGTGCCGCCTACGTGCCCTCCGGCGAGGTCTTCCCCGATGCCCTCGCAGGCTCGGCCGCGGCAGGAGGGCTCGGCGCCCCCGTGCTGCTCACCCGCAAGGCCGAGGTGCCCTCCGCGATCGCCGACGAGCTCGGCCGCCTCGACCCCGCCGCCCTCCGCGTGCTGGGCGGCCAGAACACCGTGTCGACCGCCACGCAGAACGCCCTCGCCCGCATCGCCCCGACCACGCGCGTCGGTGGCGCCGACCGCTACGCGGCCGCTGCCGCGATCTCGGCCGAGGTGTTCGCCCCGGGCCGCACCCGCACCGTGTACGTGGCCTCGGGTGAGGTGTTCCCCGACGCGCTCTCGGCGTCGGCCACGGCCATCGCGAACCACGCTCCCGTGCTGCTCGTCACGAGAGACGCCGTGCCCGCGGCGACCGCCGCCGAGATCTCGCGGCTGTCGCCCGCCCGCATCGTCGTGCTGGGCGGCGTCAACACGGTCTCGCCCGCGGTCGAGTCGGCGCTGAACGACCTCCTCCGCTGA
- a CDS encoding RNA degradosome polyphosphate kinase gives MDADMISLATGVATDFDDDYDELTESTEGPALPEGRYLDRELSWLAFNTRVLELAEDPTLPVLERANFLAIFSSNLDEFFMVRVAGLKRRILTDLAVPTNVGRRPMDVLDDISEKAHELQARHAAAWTDLVKPALDEAGVHIVTWDELDEADRENLHDIFSSQIFPVLMPLAVDPAHPFPYISGLSLNLSVRVRNSKTGKEEFARLKVPQVLDRFIRVDVRETPDDLRFIALEDLIANHLGDLFPGMEIVEHHVFRVTRNEDVEIDEDETENLLQALERELLRRRFGPPIRLEITDDMDPVTLELIVRELDVTEQEVYRLPAPLDLGGLFDLTKIARPDLKYPKQVPATAAALLPPEPNAKPDIFKAISRGDVLLHHPYESFATSVQAFLEQAAADPHVLAIKQTLYRTSGDSPIVEALIDAAEAGKQVLALVEIKARFDEQANISWARKLEKAGVHVVYGLVGLKTHCKLALVIRQEKGQLKSYSHIGTGNYNPKTSRIYEDLGLLTADDQVGKDLTRLFNELSGYAIEKKFKRLLVAPLHLRKGLLKRIATEASNARAGKPSGIRIKLNSIVDEAIIDGLYRASEAGVPIEIWVRGICALKPGQPGLSENIKVRSILGRYLEHSRIFSFVNDGDPQVYIGSADMMHRNLDRRVEALVRLVDPDHLKEIEAMFDLAMSEEVSSWALEADGTWTRHNVDAEGAPLIDLQEHLMQTISRRKRPGTTR, from the coding sequence ATGGACGCCGACATGATCTCGCTCGCGACCGGAGTCGCCACCGACTTCGACGACGACTACGACGAACTCACCGAGAGCACCGAGGGGCCGGCGCTGCCCGAGGGACGCTACCTCGACCGCGAGCTGAGCTGGCTCGCCTTCAACACGCGCGTGCTCGAACTCGCCGAAGACCCCACGCTGCCCGTGCTCGAACGGGCGAACTTCCTCGCCATCTTCTCCTCCAACCTCGACGAGTTCTTCATGGTGCGGGTCGCGGGGCTGAAGCGCCGCATCCTCACCGACCTCGCCGTGCCCACCAACGTCGGCCGCCGGCCGATGGACGTGCTCGACGACATCTCCGAGAAGGCGCACGAGCTGCAGGCCAGGCACGCCGCCGCGTGGACCGACCTCGTGAAGCCTGCGCTCGACGAGGCCGGTGTGCACATCGTCACCTGGGACGAGCTCGACGAGGCCGACCGCGAGAACCTCCACGACATCTTCTCGAGCCAGATCTTCCCGGTGCTGATGCCGCTCGCCGTCGACCCCGCGCATCCGTTCCCCTACATTTCCGGCCTGTCGCTCAACCTCTCGGTGCGGGTGCGCAACTCGAAGACCGGCAAGGAGGAGTTCGCGAGGCTGAAGGTGCCCCAGGTGCTCGACCGGTTCATCCGTGTCGACGTGCGCGAGACGCCCGACGACCTGCGCTTCATCGCCCTCGAAGACCTCATCGCGAACCACCTCGGCGACCTGTTCCCCGGCATGGAGATCGTCGAGCACCACGTCTTCAGGGTCACCCGCAACGAAGACGTCGAGATCGACGAGGACGAGACCGAGAACCTGCTGCAGGCGCTCGAGCGCGAACTGCTGCGCCGCCGCTTCGGCCCGCCGATCAGGCTCGAGATCACCGACGACATGGACCCGGTGACCCTCGAGCTCATCGTGCGCGAGCTCGACGTGACCGAGCAGGAGGTCTATCGCCTGCCGGCGCCGCTCGACCTCGGCGGCCTGTTCGACCTCACGAAGATCGCGCGGCCCGACCTCAAGTACCCCAAGCAGGTGCCCGCCACCGCCGCGGCCCTGCTGCCGCCGGAGCCGAACGCGAAGCCCGACATCTTCAAGGCGATCAGCCGCGGCGACGTGCTGCTGCACCACCCCTACGAGTCGTTCGCCACCAGCGTGCAGGCCTTCCTCGAGCAGGCCGCTGCCGACCCGCACGTGCTCGCCATCAAGCAGACGCTCTACCGCACCTCGGGCGACAGCCCCATCGTCGAGGCGCTCATCGACGCCGCCGAGGCGGGCAAGCAGGTGCTCGCGCTGGTGGAGATCAAGGCCCGCTTCGACGAGCAGGCCAACATCTCCTGGGCGCGCAAGCTCGAGAAGGCCGGAGTGCACGTCGTGTACGGCCTCGTCGGCCTCAAGACCCACTGCAAGCTCGCCCTCGTCATCCGGCAGGAGAAAGGGCAGCTGAAGAGCTACAGCCACATCGGCACCGGCAACTACAACCCCAAGACCTCGCGCATCTACGAAGACCTCGGCCTCCTCACCGCCGACGACCAGGTGGGCAAAGACCTCACCCGGTTGTTCAACGAGCTCTCCGGCTACGCCATCGAGAAGAAGTTCAAGCGGCTCCTCGTCGCTCCGCTGCACCTGCGCAAGGGACTGCTGAAGCGCATCGCGACCGAAGCGTCGAACGCTCGGGCAGGCAAGCCATCGGGCATCCGCATCAAGCTCAACTCCATCGTCGACGAAGCGATCATCGACGGGCTCTACCGGGCCAGCGAGGCCGGGGTGCCGATCGAGATCTGGGTGCGCGGCATCTGCGCGCTGAAACCCGGGCAGCCGGGGCTGAGCGAGAACATCAAGGTGCGCTCCATCCTCGGCCGCTACCTCGAGCACTCGCGCATCTTCTCCTTCGTGAACGACGGCGACCCGCAGGTGTACATCGGCAGCGCCGACATGATGCACCGCAACCTCGACCGCCGTGTCGAGGCGCTGGTGCGCCTGGTCGACCCCGACCACCTCAAGGAGATCGAGGCGATGTTCGACCTCGCCATGAGCGAGGAGGTCTCCTCCTGGGCGCTCGAGGCCGACGGCACCTGGACGAGGCACAACGTCGACGCCGAGGGCGCCCCGCTGATCGACCTGCAGGAGCACCTCATGCAGACCATCAGCCGCCGCAAGCGACCGGGCACCACGCGGTGA
- a CDS encoding NUDIX domain-containing protein, which yields MTVFAAGAVCWRIVDDKVRVLVIHRTAHRDVSLPKGKVDPGETLPQTAVREIAEETGLSVHLGLPLGVTNYTMPNGREKVVHYWAAEVTEEAVNRSTFLPNGEVAALEWLPVKRAIAALTYERDAEIVERFRMLVEQGITRTFGIIALRHAKATPPYQYPGPDADRPLTERGLGEAKSIVPTLLAFGPQRLHTSTAKRCRQTVEPLAKRLGMTAKPTDAVSQDAWESGVSEVREFVGKRVRKRVTSVVCSHGPVLPDIVREVALATGTAPAATISRAGDLPVAGFSVLHLSVDRPGSGIITIETHVPG from the coding sequence GTGACCGTCTTCGCTGCCGGAGCCGTCTGCTGGCGGATCGTCGACGACAAGGTGCGGGTGCTCGTCATCCACCGCACCGCCCACCGCGACGTCTCGCTGCCGAAGGGCAAGGTCGACCCCGGCGAGACCCTGCCGCAGACCGCCGTGCGCGAGATCGCCGAGGAGACCGGGCTCTCCGTGCACCTCGGCCTCCCGCTCGGGGTCACGAACTACACCATGCCGAACGGGCGCGAGAAGGTGGTGCACTACTGGGCCGCCGAGGTGACCGAGGAGGCGGTGAACCGCTCCACCTTCCTCCCGAACGGTGAGGTGGCGGCACTCGAGTGGTTGCCCGTCAAACGCGCCATCGCCGCGCTCACCTACGAGCGCGACGCCGAGATCGTCGAGCGGTTCCGCATGCTGGTCGAGCAGGGCATCACCCGCACCTTCGGCATCATCGCCCTCCGGCACGCCAAAGCCACCCCGCCCTACCAGTACCCGGGGCCCGACGCCGACCGGCCGCTCACCGAGCGCGGCCTCGGCGAGGCGAAGTCGATCGTGCCGACGCTGCTCGCCTTCGGCCCGCAGCGCCTCCACACCAGCACCGCCAAGCGCTGCCGTCAGACCGTCGAGCCGTTGGCGAAGCGCCTCGGCATGACAGCCAAGCCGACGGATGCGGTGAGCCAGGACGCCTGGGAGTCGGGCGTCTCCGAGGTGCGCGAGTTCGTGGGCAAGCGGGTGCGCAAGCGCGTCACCTCGGTGGTCTGCAGCCACGGCCCCGTGCTCCCCGACATCGTGCGCGAGGTCGCTCTGGCCACCGGCACCGCACCGGCGGCCACCATCTCGCGGGCCGGCGACCTGCCCGTCGCCGGTTTCTCGGTGCTTCACCTCTCGGTCGACCGACCGGGCTCCGGCATCATCACCATCGAGACGCACGTCCCCGGCTGA
- the pstS gene encoding phosphate ABC transporter substrate-binding protein PstS, with product MKLKRSAAPAVIALSAALALSACASNEGGSSSAGASTGSAESSLTGTLTGIGASSQGSAQEAWIAAFQTANPDVTINYDPQGSGAGREAFISGAAAFAGSDSALNDEELAGTFGTCAPDTKAIDLPVYISPIAVVFNVEGVDELNLDATTLANIFSGTITTWNDPAIAALNPNATLPSGAITAVHRSDDSGTTKNFTDYLGKVAPDAWAEKAADTFPFQSGEGAQGTSGVIQAVTNGVNTIGYADASKAGDLGVAKIKVGDEFVEYTAEGAAAVVEGSPLVEGREANDIAIALDRETTDPTHYPLVLVSYAIVCQEYTDAEQAELVKAYIGYIASPEGQTVAAESAGAAPLSSALSDQVAAAIETIK from the coding sequence GTGAAGCTCAAGCGCTCTGCCGCCCCCGCGGTCATCGCCCTCTCCGCTGCCCTCGCCCTGAGCGCGTGCGCCTCGAACGAAGGCGGCTCCAGCTCCGCCGGAGCCAGCACCGGCTCGGCCGAGTCGTCCCTCACCGGAACCCTCACCGGCATCGGCGCCTCTTCGCAGGGCTCGGCCCAGGAGGCCTGGATCGCCGCGTTCCAGACGGCCAACCCCGACGTCACCATCAACTACGACCCGCAGGGCTCCGGCGCCGGCCGCGAGGCCTTCATCTCGGGTGCGGCCGCCTTCGCCGGCTCCGACTCGGCGCTGAACGACGAGGAGCTCGCGGGCACCTTCGGCACCTGCGCCCCCGACACCAAGGCCATCGACCTCCCGGTCTACATCTCGCCGATCGCCGTCGTGTTCAACGTCGAGGGAGTCGACGAGCTCAACCTCGACGCGACCACCCTCGCGAACATCTTCTCGGGCACGATCACCACCTGGAACGACCCGGCCATCGCCGCGCTCAACCCGAACGCGACGCTCCCCTCGGGTGCGATCACCGCGGTGCACCGCTCCGACGACTCGGGCACCACCAAGAACTTCACCGACTACCTCGGCAAGGTCGCTCCCGACGCGTGGGCCGAGAAGGCTGCCGACACCTTCCCGTTCCAGTCGGGTGAGGGCGCGCAGGGCACCTCGGGTGTCATCCAGGCCGTCACCAACGGCGTGAACACCATCGGCTACGCCGACGCCTCGAAGGCCGGCGACCTCGGTGTCGCGAAGATCAAGGTCGGCGACGAGTTCGTCGAGTACACCGCCGAGGGTGCTGCCGCCGTCGTCGAGGGCTCGCCGCTGGTCGAGGGCCGTGAGGCCAACGACATCGCGATCGCCCTCGACCGCGAGACCACCGACCCGACCCACTACCCGCTGGTGCTCGTCTCCTACGCGATCGTCTGCCAGGAGTACACCGACGCCGAGCAGGCCGAACTGGTGAAGGCCTACATCGGCTACATCGCCAGCCCCGAGGGCCAGACCGTCGCCGCCGAGTCGGCCGGTGCCGCTCCGCTGTCGTCGGCGCTGTCCGACCAGGTCGCGGCTGCCATCGAGACCATCAAGTAA
- the pstC gene encoding phosphate ABC transporter permease subunit PstC: MTTAPATQAAPPRLKAKQRPGDRIFSTATVVAGSLILVVLAAVTIFLIAQSLPAFAAGSDDLKGGAANFWEYVGPLVFGTIWAAFLALLIAVPLAIGIALFISHYAPRRLAQGLGYIVDLLAAVPSVVFGLWGITVLAPFVQPFWSTLVDLLGWIPLFQGPVSGTGRTILTVAIVLAVMILPIITALSREIFLQTPKLHEEAALALGATRWEMIRTAVLPFGRPGIVSASMLGLGRALGETMAVAMVLSPQVLISFALLTSTNPTTIAANIALNFPEAHGVGVNVLIATGLILFVITFAVNFIARAIVNRRKAFSGAN, from the coding sequence ATGACCACCGCCCCCGCCACGCAGGCCGCGCCGCCTCGTCTGAAGGCCAAGCAGCGCCCGGGTGACCGCATCTTCTCCACGGCGACCGTGGTCGCCGGGTCGCTCATCCTCGTGGTGCTCGCCGCCGTCACCATCTTCCTCATCGCGCAGAGCCTCCCCGCCTTCGCCGCCGGCTCCGACGACCTCAAGGGCGGTGCCGCGAACTTCTGGGAGTACGTCGGCCCCCTCGTCTTCGGCACCATCTGGGCCGCGTTCCTGGCGCTCCTCATCGCCGTGCCGCTCGCCATCGGCATCGCCCTGTTCATCTCGCACTACGCGCCGCGCCGGCTGGCGCAGGGCCTCGGCTACATCGTCGACCTGCTCGCCGCCGTGCCGAGCGTCGTGTTCGGCCTCTGGGGCATCACGGTGCTGGCGCCGTTCGTGCAGCCCTTCTGGTCGACCCTGGTCGACCTGCTCGGCTGGATCCCGCTGTTCCAGGGCCCGGTCTCGGGCACCGGCCGCACCATCCTCACCGTCGCCATCGTGCTGGCGGTCATGATCCTCCCCATCATCACCGCGCTCAGCCGTGAGATCTTCCTCCAGACGCCGAAGCTGCACGAGGAGGCCGCGCTCGCCCTCGGAGCCACCCGCTGGGAGATGATCCGCACCGCGGTGCTGCCGTTCGGGCGCCCCGGCATCGTGTCGGCCTCCATGCTGGGCCTCGGCCGCGCGCTCGGCGAGACGATGGCGGTCGCCATGGTGCTCTCGCCCCAGGTGCTCATCTCGTTCGCGCTGCTCACCTCGACGAACCCCACCACCATCGCGGCGAACATCGCCCTCAACTTCCCTGAGGCGCACGGAGTGGGAGTCAACGTGCTCATCGCGACCGGCCTCATCCTCTTCGTCATCACCTTCGCGGTGAACTTCATCGCTCGCGCCATCGTCAACCGCCGCAAGGCCTTCTCGGGAGCCAACTAG
- the pstA gene encoding phosphate ABC transporter permease PstA: MTTITTPPTNKPSAPITNTLTTGILPKYVPWLLLVLSWAIVGSVFVVLMAAGVDENFNVVGTVFFGTVLFVLVQYLVSRSYEGRRPATNRFVTSLVTLAFIIALLPLISLLYTTISNGLPRFDLTFLTNSMRNVVGEGGGALHALVGTLEITGMAALISVPVGLLTAIYLVEYGRGHLARAITFLVDVMTGIPSIVAGLFAFAFFALILNQPGIRFGFGGSVALSVLMIPVVVRSSEEMLKLVPNELREASYALGVPKWLTIVKVVLPTSVAGITTGVVLAISRVIGETAPLLIIAGFTQSMNYDLFKERMMTLPVFVYTQYANQGNPAEAYVERAWAGALLLVVIVMVLNLIARIVAKVFSPKLGR; the protein is encoded by the coding sequence ATGACGACGATCACCACGCCCCCGACGAACAAGCCGTCGGCGCCCATCACCAACACCCTCACCACGGGCATCCTGCCGAAGTACGTGCCCTGGCTGCTGCTCGTGCTGAGCTGGGCCATCGTCGGCTCCGTCTTCGTCGTGCTCATGGCCGCCGGCGTCGACGAGAACTTCAACGTGGTCGGCACCGTCTTCTTCGGCACCGTGCTGTTCGTGCTGGTGCAGTACCTGGTGTCGCGCAGCTACGAGGGCCGCCGGCCGGCGACCAATCGCTTCGTCACCTCGCTCGTGACCCTCGCGTTCATCATCGCGCTGCTGCCGCTCATCTCGCTGCTGTACACCACCATCTCGAACGGTCTGCCGCGCTTCGACCTCACCTTCCTCACCAACTCGATGCGCAACGTCGTCGGCGAGGGCGGCGGGGCGCTGCACGCGCTGGTGGGCACGCTCGAGATCACCGGCATGGCCGCGCTCATCTCGGTGCCGGTCGGTCTCCTCACCGCGATCTACCTCGTCGAGTACGGCCGCGGTCACCTCGCTCGGGCCATCACCTTCCTCGTCGACGTCATGACGGGCATCCCCTCCATCGTCGCGGGCCTGTTCGCCTTCGCGTTCTTCGCGCTCATCCTGAACCAGCCCGGCATCCGCTTCGGCTTCGGCGGCTCGGTGGCGCTGTCGGTACTCATGATCCCCGTCGTGGTGCGCTCGAGCGAAGAGATGCTGAAGCTCGTGCCCAACGAGCTTCGCGAGGCGTCGTACGCGCTCGGGGTGCCGAAGTGGCTCACCATCGTGAAGGTCGTGCTGCCGACATCCGTCGCCGGCATCACCACCGGTGTCGTGCTCGCCATCTCGCGCGTCATCGGCGAGACCGCGCCGCTGCTCATCATCGCCGGGTTCACGCAGAGCATGAACTACGACCTGTTCAAGGAGCGCATGATGACGCTCCCGGTGTTCGTGTACACGCAGTACGCGAACCAGGGCAACCCGGCCGAGGCCTACGTCGAGCGGGCCTGGGCCGGCGCACTGCTGCTCGTCGTGATCGTGATGGTGCTAAACCTCATCGCCCGCATCGTCGCCAAAGTCTTCTCGCCCAAGCTCGGCCGCTGA
- the pstB gene encoding phosphate ABC transporter ATP-binding protein PstB has protein sequence MSKRIEVNDLNVYYGNFLAVEGVSLTIEPRTVTAFIGPSGCGKSTFLRTLNRMHEVIPGARVEGEVLIDGNNLYGAGVDPVLVRRQVGMVFQRPNPFPTMSIGENVLAGVKLNNKRISKSDADDLIEKSLRGANLWNEVKDRLNLPGSGLSGGQQQRLCIARAIAVAPDVILMDEPCSALDPISTLAIEDLIEELKTEYTVVIVTHNMQQASRVSDRTAFFNIAGTGKPGKLIEYDDTTTIFSNPSVQDTEDYVSGRFG, from the coding sequence TTGTCCAAGCGCATCGAAGTCAACGACCTCAACGTCTACTACGGCAACTTCCTCGCCGTGGAGGGCGTCTCCCTCACGATCGAGCCCCGCACAGTGACCGCGTTCATCGGCCCCTCCGGCTGCGGCAAGTCGACCTTCCTCCGCACCCTGAACCGCATGCACGAGGTCATCCCGGGCGCGCGCGTCGAGGGCGAGGTGCTGATCGACGGCAACAACCTCTACGGCGCGGGTGTCGACCCGGTGCTGGTGCGGCGGCAGGTGGGCATGGTGTTCCAGCGCCCGAACCCGTTCCCCACCATGTCGATCGGCGAGAACGTGCTGGCGGGCGTGAAGCTCAACAACAAGCGCATCTCGAAGAGCGACGCCGACGACCTGATCGAGAAGTCGCTGCGCGGGGCGAACCTCTGGAACGAGGTCAAGGACCGCCTCAACCTGCCCGGCTCGGGACTCTCCGGTGGTCAGCAGCAGCGTCTGTGCATCGCGCGGGCCATCGCGGTGGCGCCCGACGTCATCCTGATGGACGAGCCCTGCTCGGCCCTCGACCCCATCTCCACCCTCGCGATCGAAGACCTCATCGAGGAGCTGAAGACCGAGTACACGGTCGTCATCGTGACCCACAACATGCAGCAGGCCTCGCGCGTCTCCGACCGCACCGCGTTCTTCAACATCGCGGGCACCGGCAAGCCGGGCAAGCTCATCGAGTACGACGACACCACGACGATCTTCTCGAACCCGTCGGTGCAGGACACGGAGGACTACGTCTCCGGCCGCTTCGGATGA